From Triticum aestivum cultivar Chinese Spring chromosome 4A, IWGSC CS RefSeq v2.1, whole genome shotgun sequence, a single genomic window includes:
- the LOC123083394 gene encoding UDP-glycosyltransferase 73C4-like: protein MAPATTSTTNTTTTTRPTSKKLRVLLIPFFATSHIEPFAELAIRLAASRPNAAVEATVAVTPANASIVQSLLERRRRDGHNAAATVKVVTYPFPTVDGLPEGVENLGKAATPTDLARINLAALSEALMRPAQEALIRAHSPDAIFTDLHFTWSTDIADKLGVPCVAFNVMGAFPMLAVRHLVMGDVAIDHDGAATVPCFPAPRIRIPRAELPDFLRRRDYGASNQVHAMQAGCFGLAINTFADLERHYCEIYVRQGYVKRAYFLGPLSLQHQPSQTTTASRYINWLDTKPNHSVVYLAFGSLAHVSDAQLDKLALGLEASGKSFMWVVRAAERWTPPEGWEKRVEDRGIIIRAWAPQTAILAHSAVGAFVTQCGWNSILEAVVAGVPMLTWPKVYEQFITERLVTEVLRIGERLWPHGAGLRSENYQKHDVIPADDVARALIMFMHPGGSGEIARRRIKDLASKSRATMAEGGSSHNDLHRLVDDLMAASGASSFSRL, encoded by the coding sequence ATGGcgcccgccaccacctccaccaccaacaccaccaccaccaccaggcccACCAGCAAGAAGCTGCGTGTCCTGCTCATTCCCTTCTTCGCGACTAGCCACATCGAGCCTTTCGCCGAGCTTGCCATTCGCCTCGCCGCGTCTAGGCCGAACGCCGCCGTCGAAGCAACTGTTGCGGTCACGCCGGCAAACGCCTCGATCGTCCAGTCCTTGCTGGAGCGACGGCGACGAGACGGTCATAATGCAGCAGCAACTGTCAAGGTAGTTACGTATCCGTTCCCCACGGTGGACGGCCTCCCCGAGGGCGTCGAGAACCTCGGAAAGGCGGCCACACCGACCGATTTAGCTCGTATCAACCTCGCTGCCCTAAGCGAGGCCCTGATGCGCCCCGCGCAGGAGGCGCTCATCCGGGCGCACTCCCCGGACGCGATCTTCACCGACCTGCACTTCACCTGGAGCACCGACATCGCCGACAAGTTGGGTGTGCCATGTGTTGCCTTCAATGTCATGGGTGCCTTCCCGATGCTCGCCGTGCGCCACCTCGTCATGGGAGACGTCGCCATCGACCACGATGGCGCCGCGACGGTCCCTTGCTTTCCAGCTCCTCGTATACGGATCCCCAGGGCCGAGCTGCCGGACTTCTTGAGGCGGCGAGACTACGGCGCCAGCAACCAGGTTCATGCGATGCAGGCTGGCTGCTTCGGTCTCGCGATCAATACATTTGCGGACCTGGAGCGGCATTACTGCGAGATATACGTGCGCCAAGGGTACGTGAAGCGTGCATACTTTCTAGGTCCTCTCTCGCTGCAACACCAACCATCGCAGACCACCACGGCTTCACGGTACATTAATTGGCTTGACACAAAGCCGAACCATTCGGTGGTGTACTTGGCCTTCGGAAGCTTGGCCCACGTCTCGGATGCTCAGCTGGACAAGCTTGCTCTTGGCCTGGAGGCCTCAGGCAAGTCGTTCATGTGGGTCGTCAGGGCGGCGGAGAGGTGGACTCCACCGGAAGGGTGGGAGAAGCGTGTCGAGGACCGGGGAATCATCATCAGAGCCTGGGCTCCACAGACGGCAATACTAGCGCACTCGGCAGTGGGTGCATTCGTGACGCAGTGTGGGTGGAACTCCATCCTAGAGGCAGTGGTTGCGGGCGTGCCCATGCTCACATGGCCCAAGGTGTATGAGCAGTTCATCACCGAGAGGCTGGTGACGGAGGTACTAAGGATTGGGGAGCGTCTATGGCCGCATGGTGCCGGTTTACGGAGCGAGAACTACCAGAAACATGATGTAATACCGGCAGACGATGTGGCGCGGGCATTGATCATGTTCATGCATCCTGGAGGATCGGGGGAGATAGCGAGGAGGAGGATAAAAGACCTCGCATCTAAGTCTCGTGCAACCATGGCAGAAGGAGGCTCCTCGCACAATGATTTGCACCGTTTGGTCGATGATCTCATGGCAGCAAGTGGAGCTTCATCTTTCTCTCGCCTCTGA